From Candidatus Woesearchaeota archaeon, the proteins below share one genomic window:
- a CDS encoding putative metal-binding motif-containing protein, which yields MKKITIIFAMILLLVINIVYAEVPTEKMPCSFYGTVSVNGNPAESTDVTAYVEGTANLTGTGRSGPPSGNYAIDADADGKNIFFKVKRLIVNEAAVACVGGSSMEFSLTATDADNDGYNFDDCDETNASINPGATEICNWIDDDCNDKIDDNLGSTTCGVGACQATVQNCVGGISQTCVPGTPANEICGNSIDEDCDGTDLACPSGGGGGGGGSGGKCKSEWNCTSWSECVNSVQTRACSLKYPTCDPKEAKPVESQSCEMPVSEEILASALNVPEPNQTEIPAENSLTGNTPSTGRKNLLTGLAIGNLFNVNANPIIGIILLILIAGLCIWLFFFIKRIKGKRKNNRFSDDFFNQ from the coding sequence ATGAAAAAGATTACAATCATATTTGCTATGATTCTATTACTTGTAATAAACATAGTTTATGCAGAAGTGCCCACTGAAAAAATGCCATGCTCCTTCTACGGGACTGTGAGCGTTAACGGAAACCCTGCTGAAAGCACTGATGTAACTGCTTATGTTGAAGGAACTGCAAACTTGACAGGAACAGGACGAAGCGGTCCTCCTTCTGGAAATTATGCTATTGATGCTGATGCAGACGGAAAAAACATTTTCTTTAAGGTTAAAAGATTAATTGTTAATGAAGCAGCTGTCGCCTGTGTTGGCGGCTCAAGCATGGAATTTAGTTTAACAGCAACTGATGCGGATAATGACGGTTATAATTTTGATGATTGCGATGAGACTAATGCAAGCATTAATCCCGGAGCAACTGAAATCTGCAATTGGATAGATGATGATTGTAATGATAAGATTGATGATAATTTAGGTTCTACAACATGCGGTGTTGGAGCCTGCCAGGCAACAGTGCAGAATTGTGTTGGCGGGATTTCCCAAACATGCGTGCCAGGCACTCCCGCTAATGAAATATGCGGAAACAGCATTGATGAAGACTGCGACGGCACTGATCTTGCCTGCCCAAGTGGTGGAGGAGGAGGCGGTGGAGGCAGTGGAGGCAAATGCAAGTCAGAGTGGAACTGCACTTCCTGGAGTGAATGCGTTAACAGCGTCCAGACAAGAGCGTGCAGCCTTAAGTATCCAACCTGCGATCCAAAAGAGGCAAAACCGGTTGAATCACAGAGCTGCGAGATGCCTGTGTCAGAAGAGATTTTAGCATCTGCCCTAAATGTGCCAGAGCCGAATCAGACAGAAATCCCAGCAGAGAATAGTCTTACTGGAAATACTCCTTCAACAGGCAGAAAAAACCTGCTGACAGGACTTGCAATAGGAAACCTTTTCAATGTAAATGCAAACCCGATTATTGGAATAATACTCCTGATTTTGATTGCAGGACTGTGCATCTGGCTGTTCTTTTTCATCAAGAGAATAAAGGGAAAGAGAAAGAATAATCGTTTTTCAGATG